A region from the candidate division WOR-3 bacterium genome encodes:
- a CDS encoding FtsX-like permease family protein — translation MNLFRLAYRNFFRNTRRSLISGISVALAITAIIFARSYIRGIFQNMSGNVVKLVSGHITITTKEYERRERLIPIAESFELSEEFYASLPEKDIKIVSPRIKFGVLLGEEELSIPALGYAIDPEKERDIAGLQKRLVAGTYLRTGERDAILGKGLAERLNMTVGDTLTVITRTAYDSPTGLNFVIKGIFQIGIGGMDRSIFYIPLDVGQTMLDLEGRTTEVVILLNDPNKAVEVARSIRLGNDYAVTPYLYNPVLRWVNLAEVIYAFFYLIILLVACSAIANTMLMIVFERTKEIGMMKALGLNNLSIVGLLTIEASIIGVVGSFIGTIGGTILSYWLKYKGIDISMVSSTASADMPFGPIIYVAPTPFIIATGFLVGLLVTVIVALLPISRATRINPAKALKTI, via the coding sequence ATGAATCTGTTCCGACTCGCGTACCGTAATTTCTTCCGCAACACCAGGCGTAGCCTGATCTCCGGTATCAGTGTTGCACTAGCCATAACGGCAATAATCTTCGCCAGAAGCTATATCCGCGGTATATTCCAGAATATGAGCGGCAATGTCGTGAAATTGGTCTCCGGGCATATTACAATAACAACCAAGGAATACGAACGGCGTGAACGGTTGATCCCGATTGCTGAATCATTTGAACTTTCAGAGGAATTCTATGCGTCACTGCCAGAGAAGGATATCAAGATTGTATCCCCGAGGATAAAATTCGGCGTTCTGCTGGGGGAAGAAGAATTGAGCATCCCTGCACTGGGTTACGCAATCGATCCGGAAAAGGAACGCGACATAGCCGGCCTCCAGAAGAGGCTTGTTGCTGGCACATACCTGAGGACAGGCGAACGTGATGCTATTTTGGGTAAAGGATTGGCAGAAAGGCTCAATATGACGGTTGGTGATACCCTCACCGTTATAACCAGGACAGCGTATGACTCGCCGACCGGCTTGAATTTTGTCATAAAAGGCATATTCCAGATTGGTATCGGAGGTATGGACCGCAGTATCTTCTATATTCCTCTCGATGTGGGCCAAACTATGCTTGACCTCGAAGGCAGAACCACCGAAGTCGTCATCCTGTTGAATGATCCGAATAAAGCCGTAGAGGTCGCACGCTCGATAAGATTAGGCAATGATTATGCTGTCACTCCCTACCTGTACAATCCCGTGCTCCGCTGGGTGAACCTTGCAGAGGTGATATATGCTTTCTTCTATCTGATCATCCTGCTCGTTGCATGTTCAGCGATTGCGAATACGATGCTAATGATAGTATTCGAAAGAACAAAAGAAATAGGCATGATGAAAGCCCTGGGACTCAACAATCTATCGATCGTCGGTCTCCTTACCATCGAAGCATCCATAATCGGTGTCGTTGGAAGTTTTATCGGAACCATCGGGGGCACCATACTTAGTTACTGGCTGAAGTATAAAGGAATAGATATATCGATGGTCTCATCCACTGCATCAGCCGACATGCCTTTCGGGCCCATCATCTACGTCGCACCGACACCTTTTATCATTGCTACAGGATTCCTCGTGGGCTTACTAGTCACCGTTATTGTCGCCCTGTTGCCGATAAGCAGAGCGACAAGAATAAATCCGGCAAAAGCATTGAAAACAATATGA
- a CDS encoding FtsX-like permease family protein, which produces MRLVYIAWRNVFRHTRRTIITAAAISVGLSSMIFMNTMMNGADKMASRNIIDFETSHMEIFAEGYYREEGVFPLDTIIEDQKLVTDKIKGMSGISGMTPRVKFQASISNGIDELPVLGMGVDIENDNRIFKIGNSIAAGTYLQNEGDVLIGTNLASDMDLDVGSYLTIITKDRNGTYNAYDLTVSGIINTGHPLFDRNMAIISIAQARDLLAIGQGMTELCIRANDENKLAPLKEKISRVIGKEYEVLTWKEMNAAIFEISGFKRAGQFMIALVVVVIAAVGIVNTMLMAVMERVPEIGTLKAMGFSNTGIVKMFLYEGGIIGIFGSLLGCLLGLLVSIYLVHVGLDFSSVFENMDIVYPMKFIIKGEIDYLNLVYVFLFGIFVSIGVTLWPVRRATKLEAVDALRHV; this is translated from the coding sequence ATGAGACTGGTATATATTGCATGGCGTAATGTTTTCCGACATACGCGGAGGACAATAATAACTGCGGCGGCGATTTCGGTCGGACTCTCGTCGATGATCTTCATGAACACGATGATGAACGGCGCCGACAAAATGGCGTCGCGTAATATCATTGACTTTGAAACCAGCCATATGGAGATATTCGCGGAAGGTTATTACCGCGAGGAAGGCGTATTCCCCCTTGATACAATAATTGAAGACCAAAAACTTGTCACTGACAAGATCAAAGGTATGTCGGGCATCAGTGGCATGACACCGCGAGTCAAATTCCAGGCTAGTATCAGTAACGGCATCGACGAACTCCCTGTGCTGGGAATGGGCGTCGATATCGAAAACGACAACCGCATTTTCAAGATCGGCAACTCAATCGCTGCCGGCACATACCTGCAAAACGAAGGTGATGTTCTGATCGGCACCAACCTCGCTTCTGATATGGATCTGGATGTCGGGTCTTATCTTACAATCATCACCAAAGATCGGAACGGCACGTATAATGCCTATGACCTTACGGTCTCGGGCATAATCAACACCGGGCATCCGTTGTTCGACCGTAACATGGCCATTATCTCGATCGCACAAGCCCGGGACCTGCTGGCAATCGGACAGGGCATGACCGAACTATGCATACGGGCGAACGATGAAAATAAACTGGCGCCGCTCAAGGAAAAAATATCCCGAGTGATTGGTAAAGAGTATGAAGTACTGACCTGGAAAGAAATGAATGCGGCAATCTTCGAAATTTCTGGTTTCAAGCGAGCTGGACAATTCATGATCGCACTGGTCGTCGTAGTAATTGCCGCCGTGGGCATAGTGAATACCATGCTGATGGCGGTTATGGAGCGCGTCCCGGAAATAGGTACGCTGAAAGCAATGGGGTTCAGCAATACAGGTATTGTCAAGATGTTCCTCTACGAAGGAGGGATCATAGGCATCTTCGGAAGCCTACTCGGATGTCTGCTCGGTCTTCTCGTATCAATCTACCTTGTTCATGTAGGTCTTGACTTCTCAAGCGTCTTCGAGAACATGGACATCGTCTACCCTATGAAATTTATCATAAAGGGTGAAATCGATTACCTGAATCTGGTCTATGTGTTCCTGTTCGGAATTTTCGTTTCCATCGGCGTCACCTTGTGGCCGGTGCGGAGAGCAACAAAGCTCGAAGCCGTAGACGCTCTGAGGCATGTCTGA
- a CDS encoding ABC transporter ATP-binding protein, with product MVEAIGLYKDYKIGKVLFPALRGIDMKIANGEFTAIAGPSGSGKTTLLNIIGCLDVPTKGKILIDGTDINELGSKEKANLRKNNIGFVFQTFNLIPVLTAYENVEIPLILLDVEQNKRKEKIIAMLEEVGLGEFINRRPNEMSGGQQQRVAIARALVKEPSMVLADEPTANLDSTTAKEILALMQELNDTHKTTFIFSTHDQLVMDFSQRTVNLRDGRIVEDKTKG from the coding sequence TTGGTTGAAGCAATTGGTTTATATAAGGACTACAAAATAGGTAAGGTCCTCTTCCCTGCGCTGCGGGGTATCGATATGAAGATCGCGAACGGAGAATTCACGGCCATCGCCGGCCCGTCAGGTTCGGGGAAGACAACACTACTTAACATCATCGGCTGCCTCGACGTACCGACAAAAGGCAAAATTCTTATAGACGGCACTGACATCAATGAACTTGGCTCAAAAGAGAAGGCAAACTTACGAAAAAACAATATCGGCTTTGTATTTCAGACCTTCAATCTTATCCCCGTTCTCACCGCATACGAGAATGTGGAAATACCTCTGATCCTCCTTGATGTCGAGCAGAACAAAAGAAAAGAAAAGATCATAGCTATGCTTGAAGAAGTGGGGCTTGGTGAATTCATCAACCGCCGCCCGAACGAAATGAGCGGTGGACAGCAACAACGTGTGGCCATTGCGCGCGCGCTTGTCAAAGAACCAAGCATGGTTCTCGCAGATGAACCGACCGCTAATCTCGACTCGACGACGGCCAAAGAAATACTCGCTCTGATGCAGGAGCTGAACGACACTCACAAGACGACCTTCATATTTTCCACACATGACCAGTTGGTTATGGATTTTTCCCAAAGGACCGTCAATCTACGGGACGGCAGGATAGTTGAAGATAAAACAAAAGGCTAA
- the lsrF gene encoding 3-hydroxy-5-phosphonooxypentane-2,4-dione thiolase — protein sequence MDWGLKNRLSRIIKPKTGRTVMLAVDHGYFLGPTSGLEVIANTVGPLLSYADSLMLTRGALRTSVPPGSDIPIVLRVSGGTSILHDDLSNEDITTSMDEAIKLNASAVAISIFVGSDHEKETLTNLGKLVTQGEAYGIPVLAVTAVGREMTRDKKYLSLCCRIAAEIGAHFVKTYYCDDFEEVAGTCPVPVVIAGGKKISEKDALKLAHNAIGHGAAGVDMGRNIFQSDDPVGMIQAVRAIVHKNATVDEAYKLYTKSK from the coding sequence ATGGATTGGGGACTAAAGAATAGGTTGTCGAGGATCATCAAACCCAAAACTGGTAGGACTGTGATGCTTGCAGTCGACCATGGCTATTTTCTTGGTCCAACCAGTGGTCTTGAAGTTATCGCGAATACAGTAGGTCCGCTGCTGTCTTATGCGGATTCGCTTATGCTTACGCGCGGTGCCCTGCGTACGTCCGTGCCCCCGGGATCTGACATACCGATCGTTCTGAGGGTGTCGGGCGGCACCAGTATTCTGCATGATGATCTTTCCAATGAGGATATTACAACATCTATGGATGAAGCGATTAAGCTCAATGCGAGTGCAGTTGCTATCTCGATATTTGTTGGTTCTGACCACGAAAAAGAAACACTCACCAATCTGGGGAAACTAGTTACACAGGGCGAGGCGTATGGCATACCAGTGCTTGCGGTTACTGCCGTCGGAAGGGAAATGACCAGGGACAAGAAGTATCTCTCTTTGTGTTGTCGAATAGCAGCCGAGATTGGAGCACATTTCGTCAAGACATACTATTGTGATGATTTTGAGGAGGTTGCCGGTACTTGCCCGGTGCCGGTAGTGATCGCCGGTGGTAAGAAGATCTCGGAGAAGGATGCGCTGAAGTTGGCTCACAATGCCATAGGTCACGGTGCTGCAGGTGTCGATATGGGCAGGAATATATTTCAATCTGATGATCCCGTGGGTATGATACAGGCAGTGAGGGCGATCGTACATAAGAATGCCACTGTCGACGAAGCATATAAACTGTATACGAAATCAAAGTAA
- a CDS encoding alcohol dehydrogenase catalytic domain-containing protein codes for MRAAVYYNNKDIRIEEMPKPKIGHKELLVKVIASGVCGSDVMEWYRIKKAPRVLGHEIAGEIAEVGADIDRFTVGQRVFVSHHVPCNECRYCQAGHHTACSTLRSTNFDPGGFAEYLRVPDINVQKGTFVLPDEVSYEEGTFVEPLGCVIRGQRVANIISGQTVLIIGSGISGLMHVQLARMKGVSNLIATDINDYRLESALRFGANIVVNAKEDVAEAVKKANNGRLADTVIVCTAALPAFEQAFELVDCGGTLLLFAPTAPDVRVPLPLYDVYFKSVKIVFSYAAVNEDILEAIEVLKNKRFDALGMVTHCFGLEDTRKGFDLVAQADKSIKVIIMPQK; via the coding sequence ATGCGCGCCGCCGTATACTACAACAACAAAGATATACGCATCGAAGAGATGCCGAAACCCAAAATAGGACACAAGGAATTGCTCGTTAAGGTCATTGCCAGTGGCGTTTGCGGCAGTGATGTGATGGAATGGTACAGGATAAAAAAAGCTCCCAGAGTTCTGGGTCATGAGATTGCCGGCGAGATCGCCGAAGTCGGAGCAGATATCGATCGATTCACCGTGGGTCAGAGGGTTTTTGTCTCTCACCACGTGCCGTGTAATGAATGTCGCTACTGTCAAGCAGGCCATCACACAGCGTGTTCTACCCTGCGTTCAACTAATTTCGACCCGGGTGGTTTTGCAGAGTATTTACGTGTCCCGGACATAAATGTGCAAAAAGGGACATTCGTGCTACCTGATGAAGTTAGCTACGAGGAGGGGACTTTTGTCGAACCGCTTGGTTGTGTTATCCGCGGACAGAGGGTCGCGAATATCATATCAGGTCAGACCGTCCTTATCATCGGCTCTGGTATTTCAGGGTTGATGCACGTACAGTTGGCACGCATGAAGGGCGTGTCCAATTTGATTGCAACCGATATCAATGATTATCGCTTGGAATCGGCTTTGCGTTTTGGAGCAAATATCGTGGTCAATGCGAAAGAAGACGTTGCAGAAGCTGTTAAAAAGGCGAACAATGGGAGACTCGCCGATACGGTTATTGTGTGTACTGCAGCACTACCAGCTTTTGAACAAGCCTTTGAATTAGTCGATTGCGGCGGAACATTGCTGCTTTTTGCACCGACCGCGCCCGATGTTCGAGTGCCGCTGCCCCTCTATGACGTGTATTTTAAGAGTGTAAAGATAGTCTTCTCATATGCTGCAGTAAACGAAGACATTCTGGAAGCCATTGAGGTATTAAAAAACAAGAGATTCGATGCGCTCGGTATGGTCACTCATTGCTTCGGGCTCGAAGATACCCGGAAGGGTTTTGATCTCGTCGCCCAGGCGGATAAATCGATCAAGGTGATAATAATGCCGCAGAAATAG
- the eno gene encoding phosphopyruvate hydratase: MKNNIKRILAREILDSRGNPTVEVDVELNSGIISGAAAPSGASTGIHEAVEIRDGDKSRYGGKGVLIAVSNVNEKIAGVLIGKDVTEQAQIDKSMLELDRTPNKEKLGANAICAVSLAIARTAAKAINVPLYKYLSKNEATLLPVPLMNVLNGGVHANWQGPDFQEYMIVPHGAGNFKEALRWSSEVYQTLKKILKEKGLSTNVGDEGGFVPKVSSNEEPLKLITEAIEKAGYKPGVQISISLDTASSSFYEEGVYNLRTESKKLSAQEMVERFADLSEHYPIISIEDGLAEDDWSGWKILNQKIGGRIELVGDDLLVTNVQRIERGIEENVANAVLIKVNQIGTITETISAIERAKKAGWGVIVSHRSGETVDTFISDFTVAMSTGAIKTGAPCRGERIEKYNRLLRIEEELTNAARYAGRKAFVR; the protein is encoded by the coding sequence ATGAAAAACAATATTAAAAGAATTTTAGCACGCGAAATACTTGATTCACGAGGTAACCCAACAGTTGAGGTTGATGTCGAGTTGAACAGCGGAATCATATCAGGAGCCGCTGCACCCTCTGGTGCCTCAACCGGCATCCACGAGGCGGTCGAAATACGGGACGGCGACAAAAGCAGGTACGGTGGCAAGGGCGTCTTAATTGCGGTCAGCAATGTGAACGAGAAGATCGCCGGAGTGCTCATCGGTAAGGATGTAACGGAACAGGCTCAGATTGATAAATCAATGCTCGAACTGGACCGAACCCCTAATAAAGAAAAACTCGGTGCAAATGCGATATGTGCTGTGTCGCTCGCAATTGCCCGTACAGCTGCGAAGGCAATCAACGTACCTCTGTACAAGTACTTGAGCAAAAATGAAGCAACCCTGTTGCCAGTGCCACTGATGAATGTGCTTAATGGCGGTGTCCACGCGAACTGGCAAGGACCAGACTTCCAAGAGTACATGATTGTACCTCACGGTGCAGGGAATTTCAAGGAAGCATTGAGATGGAGCAGCGAAGTTTACCAAACGCTGAAGAAAATACTCAAGGAAAAGGGATTGAGCACCAACGTCGGCGATGAAGGCGGGTTCGTTCCAAAAGTCTCCTCGAACGAAGAACCACTCAAACTTATCACTGAAGCCATTGAGAAAGCAGGGTATAAACCAGGCGTTCAAATCAGCATTTCACTTGACACCGCCTCCAGTAGTTTCTACGAAGAAGGCGTGTACAATCTCAGAACGGAAAGTAAAAAACTGAGTGCGCAGGAAATGGTCGAAAGATTCGCCGACCTGTCTGAACATTATCCGATAATCTCAATAGAGGATGGTCTTGCAGAAGACGACTGGAGCGGCTGGAAAATACTGAACCAGAAGATAGGCGGCAGGATCGAGCTAGTCGGTGATGATCTGCTCGTCACCAATGTCCAGCGAATCGAGCGAGGCATCGAGGAAAATGTCGCCAATGCGGTGCTGATAAAAGTCAATCAAATCGGAACCATCACGGAAACAATCAGTGCTATTGAAAGAGCAAAGAAGGCCGGCTGGGGTGTTATCGTGTCCCACCGCAGCGGTGAAACCGTCGATACTTTCATTTCAGATTTTACAGTTGCCATGAGTACCGGCGCAATAAAGACCGGGGCTCCCTGCCGGGGAGAACGGATCGAGAAATACAACCGGCTGCTCAGAATCGAAGAAGAGCTCACAAATGCCGCCCGATACGCTGGCCGTAAAGCATTCGTGAGGTAA